In Truepera sp., the sequence GCCGTGCCCTACCTGAGGCTGGCGCCTAACGGCGGCCGCATCGTGAACATCGGTTACGCGGGCGCCGAGCAGTTGCGGGCAAGGCCTAAGATCGCCGCTTACGGCATCGCCAAGACGGGCGTCATCCTCTACTCGAAGGCGTTGGCGCTTTCCGAGGCGGCCAGCGGCCTGACCGTCAACGTCGTCAGCCCGGGCGTCGCCGCCAACAGCGTCACGCAGCCGCTCAAGGAGCTGCCCATGGGCCGCGTTGCCCGCCTGGACGAGATCGTGGCGGCGGTGAAGTACTTCCTGAGCCCCGCGGCCGATTACGTGACCGGCGTCACGCTCGAGGTCGCGGGCGGTTGGAACGTCTGACGTGCCCAAGCCGCGGCAGAGCAACCAGCAACCGTCGCTCTTCGCGGGCGACGGGCCCGGCGGCACCGGCGGCGTGGATGAGGCGCCGGCTGACCGCCGGCTGGTGCTCGTGGACGGTCACGGCCTGGCGTACCGGGCGTACTTCGCCATCAGGCAGCTCTCGACCTCCACAGGCGTGCCCACCAATGCCGTCTACGGCTTCATCCGCTCGCTTCTCGAGCTGCTGAGGGGCTTGGGGCCGCAAGACAGCCTGGTGATCGCGTTCGACGCGCCCGCCAGGACGTTCCGCAAGGAGAAGTTCGAGGATTACAAGGCGCATAGGGCGCCGACACCCGATGACCTGCCCATGCAGTTGAACACGATCAGGGCGCTGGTCGACCTGTTGGGGGTGCAGCGGGTAGAGGTGCCCGGGCTGGAGGCCGACGACCTGATCGGCTCCATGGCCCACCGCGCGGCCAGCGAGGGCTGGCTCGTGGACATCGTCACGAGCGACCGCGACGCCCTCCAACTGGTCACCGAACGCGTGAACGTCGTAAGCCCCGACGGCAAGCGGCGCATGGACCCGGCGGCCGTCGAGGAGAAGTACGGCGTGACGCCGTCGCAGTGGGTCGATTACCGCGCGCTCACCGGCGACGCCTCCGACAACATCCCGGGCGTCAAGGGCATCGGTCCCGTGGCCGCTCGAACGCTCCTGGGGCGCTTCGGCGGTATCGACGCCATCCTCGACGAGCTCGACGAGCTTCCGAGCCCCTCACAGGCGACCGCCATCCGCCAGTCCATGGCGGACCTCGAGCTCTCGCGGACGCTGTCGCGCATCGTCACCGACGCGCCCGTCGACGTCACCCCGGTACCTGCCGCCGAGCGCGTGGTCAAGGAGGAGGCGCTCACCGCCGCCCTTCGTGAGCTGGAGTTCGGGAGCCTGCTGCACGAACTCGGGCTCACGGAACGGACCACCTACCGGCGCGCCGCCTGGGAGGAGGTGCAGCGCGCGGTGGCGGACGGCAGCACTCGGGGGAGCGCAAGCACTCTGTTTGACGGCATCACTTGGTCGTACGGCTTCCGCTTGAGCGACGAGCGCCCCACCGCCGCCACGGTGATCGAGCTGGCGCTGGCGGCCGTCGAAGGCTCGGGCGAGGCGCGGCGGCTGGTTGCCGAAGCACCAAACGCAGGTGCCGGCGTCGGCCTGGCCACGTGGGTGCGTGGCAGGGTGAACGCGCCCGATGCCAAGGCCCTGGTGGTGGCGGCACGCGTGGCGGGCGCAGGCGACGCCGTGCCCGGCGACGATCCACTCCTCATGGCCTACCTGCTCGACTCGGTGGGGGCCAGCGCAGAGACGCTCGCGCGGCGCCTGGGCGCGGGCGAATGGGGCAACACCGCGGGCGAGCATGCGGTGGTCGGCGCCGAGCTGTTGCGGATGATGGGCGGCAGACTGCAGGGGAACCAGCGCTCGGTTTACGAGCGCATCGAGCGTCCGCTCCAGGCCGTACTGGTCGACATGGAGGTGGCAGGCATACAGCTCGACACCGACCTCTTGGCCCGTCTGTCGCGCGAGGCCGCTGACGACCTGGCGGCCCTCGAGGGCCGGCTTCGGGAGATAGCCGGCACGCCCGACTTCAACGTCGCGTCGCGCGACCAGGTGGCGTGGCTGCTGTTCGAGAAGCTCGGCCTGAGGGCGGGCCAGCGAACGGCCACGGGCAAGAGGAGCACGTCGGTCAGCGCTATAGAGCCGCTGCGCGGCGAGCACGAGGCGGTGGACCTCGTTCTGGAACACCGCGAGATCGCGAAGCTGAAGGGCACCTACCTAGACCCCCTTCCCGCCCTCGCGGACCCCAAAGGGCGCGTGCACACGACGTTCGAGCAGGCGGTGGTGGCCACCGGCCGGCTCTCGAGCGTGAACCCGAACCTCCAGAACGTGCCCGTGCGCACGGCGCGCGGCCGCGAGGTGCGCCGCGCGTTCGTGGCCGGGCCGGGCCGGCTGTTGCTCGTCGCCGACTACTCCCAGATCGAGTTGCGCATGCTGGCGCACATAGCCGACGAGCCGGCGCTGAAGGCGGCGTTCTTGGCCGGCGAGGACATCCACCGCAGCACGGCCGCAGGCGTCTACGGCGTCGAGCCCGACGCCGTCAACTCCGACATGCGGCGCGTGGCCAAGGTCATCAACTTCGGTGTCTTGTACGGCATGTCGGCCCAGCGGCTCAGCCGTGAGCTGGAGATCTCGTTCGAGCGCGCCGACACCTTCATCGGCACCTACTTCAAGCGCTACCCGCGGGTCAGGGCCTACATAGACGACACGCTCGAGGCCGCCCGCCAGTCGGGCTACGTGGAGACCATCATGGGCAGGCGCCGCGCCGTGCCCGACCTCATAAGCCCGAACAGAAGCGTGCGCGAGGCGGCCGAGCGCATGGCTTACAACATGCCCATCCAGGGCAGCGCCGCCGACGTCATGAAGCTCGCCATGCTCGAACTGGCCCCGGCCTTGGCCGAACTTGGGGGCCGGTTGCTGCTACAGGTCCACGACGAGATCGTCGCCGAGGTGCCCGAAGAGCGGGCGGCCGAGGCGGGGCCGTTGGTGAAGGACATCATGGCCACCGTGGTCGAACTGACGGTGCCCCTCGAGGCGGCCGTAGGACTGGGCCACAACTGGTTGGACGCCAAGTAGCCGACCAAGGCGGTCGCGCCTCCGCCGGTTATCATTGGCCGCATGGCAACGAGGCGTTATTTCGGCACAGATGGCGTTCGCGGGGTCGCGGGAATGCACCCGATGACCGCGACGTTCGCGCTGAACCTGGGGATGGCGGTGGCCGAGACCGTCCACCCGAGCGGCGGCGGGCAGCCTCACGTGCTGATCGGCATGGACACGCGGCGGTCGGGTCTCATGCTGGCCCACGCCGCTGCCGCGGGCCTTACGGCTCGCGGGGCCAGAGTCACTTGGCTCGGCGTGCTGCCAACCCCGGGCGTCTCGTTCCTGACGCGGGCACTGAAGGCCGATGCCGGTCTCATGGTCTCGGCCAGCCACAACCCCTTCGACGACAACGGTCTCAAACTGTTCGACCGTAACGGGGAGAAGCTGTCCGACGACGTAGAAGCCGAGATCGAGGCCTTGATAGACAGCCTCGATGGCGGCGGCGCCGCCGGGCTTGCCGACGTCGTGGGCGAGCGCATCGGACGCATAAGCGTGGCCCGGCCCTGGGACATAAACGATTCCTCGAACGGCCCAGACGCCAGCATCCTCAACGCCTACGTCAAGCACCTGTTCGACAATGCCCCGTACCTCGACGGCCTGCGGCTCGTGGTCGACTGCGCCCATGGCGCCAGCTACCAGATCGCGCCGCAGCTCTTCGCCAAGCTGGGTGCACGCCTGGAGGTCGTCAACGCCGACCCGGACGGGCTCAACATCAACGTGGACTGCGGTTCCACCCACGCCGAGGCGCTCACCGCCCATGTCGTCGACGGCGGGTTCGAGGTCGGCATCACCTTCGACGGCGACGCCGATCGGGCCCTCCTGATCGACTCGAGGGGCCGCGTGGTCACGGGCGATCAGATGTTGGCGATAACCGCACTGTCAAGGGGCGAGAAGGCGCTGGTGGCCACCCAGATGAGCAATTTGGGGACGGAGACGTTCCTGTCGAAGCATGGCGTGAAGATGCACAGGGCGAGGGTGGGCGACCGCTACGTGTTCGAAGAGCTCAAGAAGAACGGGCTGACGTTGGGCGGCGAGCAGTCGGGCCACCTGTTGTTCCTCGACAAGGCGCCGACCGGGGACGGCATCCTCACCTCGCTGTTGACGCTGGCAGCGGTGCGCAAGTCGGGCCGCAGCCTCGAGTCCTGGATGGACGAGATCCCCGTGTTCCCGCAGGTCCTCAAGAACGTGACGGTTCCGCCAGGCGCGCGCGACGAACTGGCCGGCGCGGCCACCGTGGCGAGCGCGGTTCGTGCGGCAGAACAGGAACTCGGCGCCACCGGGCGCGTGCTGCTGCGCGCCAGCGGCACCGAGCCCCTCGTGCGTGTGATGGTCGAGGGTACGGACCTGGAGCAGGTGGAGCGACTGGCGAACAACGTCGTCCGGGCTGTGGAGTCCGCCGCGCAGACCGCCGGGGCGGCCTAGGAAACGAAGCCCGCCACGTAGTAGTCCGCGGCCGCGTGGGGCAGCTCGTCGGTCTTCAGGATGCAGAGGGTCCCCGTTACCGACTCCTGGTGGCACTCCCGGATGGTTCCGAAGGACGGCAGGCTCTGCCGCACCTTGGGCAGGTGCTCGTCTGGCTGTTGGCTCCGGTGCTCGTCCACGACTTTCTCATAGGCCGCCTGCAGGCCCTCGATGTCGTCGGCTTCGGCGACGATCCCCATACCGTTCCTGATCACGAGCAGCGACTTCATGTCGGCTCGCTTCGCTTTTAGGTCGGCGTCATTCATAGTGCTCGACCTCCTTTCCTCTTACCATCTACCCTAGTACCTATGGCCGCCTGACTCTGGTGTAGATGGACATCCGGCAAGGAAAGGCTGGTGCTAGGTGCTGACGCAACGGCCATTACTACGAGTGGCTGGTGAGCCACGGCTCGTGCGTCGTCCGGACTGCAGCGTTCGACCCGACAATTCTCAACGCAGTTCCGAGTCCTGAAGCTCTGTAGCAAGTGTGCCAGCCATGACGCCACACGCGAGCGGTAGTGTCTAGTTCGCATGTTACGGTCGGCGCAATGATCCAGGAGGTGGGTGGGGCGCCGTGTGTGTTGAGCGTCCTTTCCGTGTCCGCTACAGGCCACCCGTTCTCGCAGCCTAAAGGAGTACCCGCGCATTGCCCGTGACGATTCGTTCGCCGCGCGCCGAGGACTACCCCGTCCTTGCGGCCATCCACAACGAACAGAACGAACCTGACTGGCACACCACACCCGGGCGCCTGGCCGCATCCGATGCGCGGTCGGAAGCTCGAACGTCCCTCTTCCGGAGGCTCGTGGTCGAGGACGCCGGCCAGCTCCTCGCCACCGGCACGATCCACGGCGACTTCGGCGACCCGCCCCAACCCGGCAGGCGCTGGGTGTATCTATTCACCCACTCTGATCACAGGGGAAGGGGACTCGATCGCCAGATGCTACGGCGGGCCCTCGCATTGGATCCGGGGCCGGTCTCGGAGGTGGCCACCACAATCCGTGCCGACTTCATCGGCATGACGAGCTTCCTCGAAGAGGAAGGCTTCAAGGAGCTCTACCGCACCTGGGGCTCGCACCTCGACCTCAAGCGCTTCGATGCCGCCGCCTTCGAGCCACTGACAGCCGAACTGGAGAAACAGGGCGTTCGCTTGGTTCCCTACTCCGACCTCGCGCAGGCAGCCGAGCTCGTCGACCGCATCATCGCCTTCCAGCGACAGGCCGAGGAGGACTCATTAGCGTTCGAGCCGGTAATCCCCCGCCGCCAGGACGACCTGATGAGCGAGTACGCGATGCCCGACACCCTCACGTTGGCGTTGACTGGAAAGGGCGAGATCGTCGGCATGTCGAGCCTCGTTGGCCCGCCGCGTGGTGAGATGATCGAGATCGGCTTTACCGGAGTAGCGAGGTCGTACCGACGCCGCGGGATCGCCACGGCGCTCGAGGCCCACACCGCTTCACGCGCGCGGGAGCTCGGATTCACGGATCTCAACGCCGCCGGAGCCGGAGGCGATTCTCCCAACCTGCGGGTGAAGAGAAGGTTGGGCTACGACATCGAACCCGCATGGATAACCTTCGCCAAGCGCTACTGATCATTCCTGGGCAGCTGGCGTGTCAATCGCCTTGTTCTCTCACTGCGGTGCCCACCTCTAGCCCACCTGCACCCGGTAACATCGCACCTGAAGTCCCACCCACCTCGACCAACAGGACGAGTTCACGTCGTCGCGTCGTCGCGTCGCGTCGTTGACAGTGCCGAGAACCCTTGCGTATACTTGCCAACGCTGACCGCACGGGCGGTCCTGCACGACACTCTCTACCGTGTGTATTGGCAGGTTCCGGACGGGCTGACAGGGAGTAACCGCAGGCTTCAAGCTGGTAGAAGGTTGACCGGAGGGTTGGCCGAGCGGTCGAAGGCGGCGGTCTTGAAAACCGTAGACGGGGCGACTCGTCCGGGGGTTCGAATCCCTCACCCTCCGCCAAGGTAAGGTCAGTTGCGGAGTAGCGCGGAGAGGTGGCCGAGCG encodes:
- a CDS encoding GNAT family N-acetyltransferase; its protein translation is MTIRSPRAEDYPVLAAIHNEQNEPDWHTTPGRLAASDARSEARTSLFRRLVVEDAGQLLATGTIHGDFGDPPQPGRRWVYLFTHSDHRGRGLDRQMLRRALALDPGPVSEVATTIRADFIGMTSFLEEEGFKELYRTWGSHLDLKRFDAAAFEPLTAELEKQGVRLVPYSDLAQAAELVDRIIAFQRQAEEDSLAFEPVIPRRQDDLMSEYAMPDTLTLALTGKGEIVGMSSLVGPPRGEMIEIGFTGVARSYRRRGIATALEAHTASRARELGFTDLNAAGAGGDSPNLRVKRRLGYDIEPAWITFAKRY
- the polA gene encoding DNA polymerase I yields the protein MPKPRQSNQQPSLFAGDGPGGTGGVDEAPADRRLVLVDGHGLAYRAYFAIRQLSTSTGVPTNAVYGFIRSLLELLRGLGPQDSLVIAFDAPARTFRKEKFEDYKAHRAPTPDDLPMQLNTIRALVDLLGVQRVEVPGLEADDLIGSMAHRAASEGWLVDIVTSDRDALQLVTERVNVVSPDGKRRMDPAAVEEKYGVTPSQWVDYRALTGDASDNIPGVKGIGPVAARTLLGRFGGIDAILDELDELPSPSQATAIRQSMADLELSRTLSRIVTDAPVDVTPVPAAERVVKEEALTAALRELEFGSLLHELGLTERTTYRRAAWEEVQRAVADGSTRGSASTLFDGITWSYGFRLSDERPTAATVIELALAAVEGSGEARRLVAEAPNAGAGVGLATWVRGRVNAPDAKALVVAARVAGAGDAVPGDDPLLMAYLLDSVGASAETLARRLGAGEWGNTAGEHAVVGAELLRMMGGRLQGNQRSVYERIERPLQAVLVDMEVAGIQLDTDLLARLSREAADDLAALEGRLREIAGTPDFNVASRDQVAWLLFEKLGLRAGQRTATGKRSTSVSAIEPLRGEHEAVDLVLEHREIAKLKGTYLDPLPALADPKGRVHTTFEQAVVATGRLSSVNPNLQNVPVRTARGREVRRAFVAGPGRLLLVADYSQIELRMLAHIADEPALKAAFLAGEDIHRSTAAGVYGVEPDAVNSDMRRVAKVINFGVLYGMSAQRLSRELEISFERADTFIGTYFKRYPRVRAYIDDTLEAARQSGYVETIMGRRRAVPDLISPNRSVREAAERMAYNMPIQGSAADVMKLAMLELAPALAELGGRLLLQVHDEIVAEVPEERAAEAGPLVKDIMATVVELTVPLEAAVGLGHNWLDAK
- the glmM gene encoding phosphoglucosamine mutase; protein product: MATRRYFGTDGVRGVAGMHPMTATFALNLGMAVAETVHPSGGGQPHVLIGMDTRRSGLMLAHAAAAGLTARGARVTWLGVLPTPGVSFLTRALKADAGLMVSASHNPFDDNGLKLFDRNGEKLSDDVEAEIEALIDSLDGGGAAGLADVVGERIGRISVARPWDINDSSNGPDASILNAYVKHLFDNAPYLDGLRLVVDCAHGASYQIAPQLFAKLGARLEVVNADPDGLNINVDCGSTHAEALTAHVVDGGFEVGITFDGDADRALLIDSRGRVVTGDQMLAITALSRGEKALVATQMSNLGTETFLSKHGVKMHRARVGDRYVFEELKKNGLTLGGEQSGHLLFLDKAPTGDGILTSLLTLAAVRKSGRSLESWMDEIPVFPQVLKNVTVPPGARDELAGAATVASAVRAAEQELGATGRVLLRASGTEPLVRVMVEGTDLEQVERLANNVVRAVESAAQTAGAA